TATCAGATGGAGAAATAAAAAGCTTTGCCAAAGAAATAGAAAACCTATTAAGCAAAATGGACAACAGAATATTCATGGGATTAGATGAAAAATACATAAAAGCAATAATGTATAGTTATCTAATACTAACGCCATATGCAATGGTAAAAATGGAATATCCAGTAGAAAATGGGTATATAGACATAGCAATGTTCAAAAGGTATGAAGAAGTGCCATATGAAGCA
This is a stretch of genomic DNA from Marinitoga sp. 1197. It encodes these proteins:
- a CDS encoding PD-(D/E)XK nuclease domain-containing protein, encoding SDGEIKSFAKEIENLLSKMDNRIFMGLDEKYIKAIMYSYLILTPYAMVKMEYPVENGYIDIAMFKRYEEVPYEAIIEVKYIKQKEYTEEKLKRKIKQAKEQIEKYKKSYELDYKREDLKKFIVIFVGKEAKYVEEIK